One Microcebus murinus isolate Inina chromosome 7, M.murinus_Inina_mat1.0, whole genome shotgun sequence genomic region harbors:
- the LOC142871951 gene encoding TAF5-like RNA polymerase II p300/CBP-associated factor-associated factor 65 kDa subunit 5L yields MKRVRTEQIQMAVSCYLKRRQYMDSDGPLKQGLRLSQTAEEMAANLTVQSESGCANIVSAAPCQAEPQQYEVQFGRLRNFLTDSDSQHSHEVMPLLYPLFVYLHLNLVQNSPKSTVESFYSRFHGMFLQNASQKDVIEQLQTTQTIQDVLSNFKLRAFLDNKYVVRLQEDSYNYLIRYLQSDNNTALCKVLTLHIHLDVQPAKRTDYQLYASGSSSRNESNGLEPPDMPSPILQNEAALEVLQESIKRVKDGPPSLTTICFYAFYNTEQLLNTAEISPDSKLLAAGFDNSCIKLWSLRSKKLKSEPHQVDVSRIHLACDVLEEEDDEEDNAGAEMKILRGHCGPVYSTRFLADSSGLLSCSEDMSIRYWDLGSFTNTVLYQGHAYPVWDLDISPYSLYFASGSHDRTARLWSFDRTYPLRIYAGHLADVDCVKFHPNSNYLATGSTDKTVRLWSAQQGNSVRLFTGHRGPVLSLAFSPNGKYLASAGEDQRLKLWDLASGTLYKELRGHTDNITSLTFSPDSGLVASASMDNSVRVWDIRNTYCSAPADGSSSELVGVYTGQMSNVLSVQFMACNLLLVTGITQENQEH; encoded by the coding sequence ATGAAACGAGTGCGCACCGAGCAGATTCAGATGGCAGTGTCCTGCTACCTCAAACGCCGGCAATACATGGACTCAGACGGTCCCCTGAAGCAAGGACTACGGCTGTCACAGACTGCTGAGGAGATGGCGGCGAATCTCACAGTTCAATCAGAATCTGGTTGTGCCAACATAGTGTCTGCAGCCCCTTGCCAGGCAGAACCCCAGCAATATGAAGTACAGTTTGGACGACTGAGGAATTTTCTCACTGATTCTGATTCCCAGCATAGCCACGAAGTGATGCCTCTCCTCTATCCTCTCTTTGTCTACCTCCATCTCAACCTGGTCCAGAATAGTCCGAAGAGCACAGTGGAAAGTTTTTACAGCCGCTTCCATGGAATGTTTCTGCAGAACGCCAGCCAGAAGGACGTCATCGAGCAGCTGCAGACTACCCAGACCATCCAGGACGTCCTGTCTAACTTCAAGCTCCGAGCATTCCTAGATAACAAGTACGTGGTCCGCCTCCAAGAAGACAGCTACAACTACCTTATCCGCTACCTCCAAAGTGACAACAATACTGCCCTCTGCAAAGTCCTGACCTTACATATCCATCTTGATGTGCAGCCTGCCAAGAGAACAGACTACCAGCTCTATGCTAGTGGCAGCTCCTCTCGCAATGAGAGCAACGGCTTAGAGCCCCCTGATATGCCCAGCCCTATTCTGCAGAACGAGGCTGCCCTGGAGGTCTTGCAGGAGAGCATTAAGCGTGTCAAGGAcgggcctccctccctcactACCATCTGCTTCTATGCCTTCTATAACACAGAGCAACTGTTGAACACTGCAGAAATCTCCCCTGACAGCAAGCTGCTTGCTGCTGGGTTTGACAACTCTTGTATAAAACTTTGGAGTTTACGATCCAAGAAGTTAAAATCAGAGCCCCATCAAGTAGACGTGTCCCGCATCCACTTGGCTTGTGATGTTCTGGAAGAGGAGGATGATGAGGAGGATAATGCAGGCGCAGAGATGAAGATACTGCGGGGACATTGTGGACCAGTGTACAGCACGAGGTTCCTTGCAGACAGCTCAGGGTTGCTCTCTTGTTCTGAAGACATGTCCATCCGATACTGGGACCTGGGGAGTTTCACCAACACTGTGCTGTACCAAGGACATGCCTATCCTGTGTGGGACCTGGACATCAGCCCGTACAGTCTGTACTTCGCCAGCGGGTCCCACGACCGCACCGCCAGGCTGTGGTCCTTTGATCGGACGTACCCGCTGAGGATATATGCAGGACACCTGGCAGATGTGGACTGTGTCAAATTCCACCCGAATTCAAACTACTTAGCTACCGGCTCAACCGACAAGACCGTCCGGCTGTGGAGCGCCCAGCAGGGGAACTCGGTGAGGCTCTTCACCGGCCACCGTGGCCCTGTGCTCTCCCTTGCCTTCTCCCCCAACGGTAAGTACCTGGCGTCCGCGGGCGAGGACCAGCGGTTGAAGCTGTGGGACTTGGCCTCTGGGACCCTTTATAAAGAACTGAGAGGCCACACAGACAATATCACCAGCCTCACCTTCAGTCCGGACAGTGGCTTGGTCGCCTCTGCCTCCATGGACAACTCGGTGCGCGTCTGGGACATCAGGAACACTTACTGCAGCGCGCCTGCCGACGGCTCCTCCAGCGAGCTCGTGGGCGTGTACACCGGGCAGATGAGCAACGTCCTGAGTGTGCAGTTCATGGCCTGCAACCTTCTTCTGGTGACTGGAATCACACAAGAAAATCAGGaacattaa